One genomic window of Silene latifolia isolate original U9 population unplaced genomic scaffold, ASM4854445v1 scaffold_95, whole genome shotgun sequence includes the following:
- the LOC141640622 gene encoding uncharacterized protein LOC141640622 isoform X1 — protein sequence MGIWTSKEAPPPMVLVPPLFDFPPLGARTRMLDSSYNLLFGKLALKCLFEDYFDEARQFSTRILLKPLDDPHVDLIATVSGPLDHKSDGQVVGNAQFRWQSDFDDPHTFVDFFVANTDPVLRMRSCAFYPKYGLGAFGIIPLISKKRISPEDYGVMGLRYGSGNLSCGVTVTPFPQSDEFPKSAWLVSKMGRLTAGVQYEPLCGVKDDLKLKNLKNWSCAVGYGLGSGSPLSPSFNFSLELANSNQFIASFYQHVVVQRRVQNPFEENGIIGITNYLDFGFELKTRLEDTNTSNTSQDSTFQVAASWQANKNFMLKGKTGPSSSTLSLAFKSWWKPSFTFSISATRDHRAGNTSLGFGIRAENLREASYERADPNFVMLTPSKEHIADSILWKNRKRPFYQSDVSAGNYDGLPRELRPLGKFFL from the exons atggGAATATGGACAAGCAAGGAAGCCCCACCACCAATGGTGTTAGTTCCCCCGCTTTTCGACTTTCCTCCTCTCGGTGCTCGTACCAG GATGTTGGATTCCTCGTATAATTTACTATTTGGAAAGCTTGCTTTAAAGTGTCTTTTTGAGGATTATTTCGACGAAGCTAGGCAATTCAGCACACGAATCTTGCTCAAGCCCTTGGACGACCCTCATGTCGATTTGATTGCTACT GTTtccggtccacttgaccataagTCTGATGGACAAGTTGTTGGGAATGCACAGTTCCGCTGGCAAAG TGATTTTGATGATCCTCATACATTTGTTGACTTCTTTGTTGCCAACACTGATCC GGTTTTACGGATGCGGTCATGTGCATTTTACCCTAAATATGGACTTGGAGCTTTTGGAATAATTCCATTAATATCAAAGAAAAG GATATCTCCTGAAGATTACGGTGTCATGGGATTGAGATATGGCTCTGGAAACCTTTCATGTGGGGTGACTGTGACACCTTTCCCTC AGTCTGATGAGTTCCCCAAAAGTGCCTGGTTAGTCAGTAAGATGGGAAGACTAACAGCTGGGGTGCAGTATGAACCACTAT GTGGTGTCAAAGATGACCTGAAACTGAAAAATCTGAAGAACTGGAGTTGTGCTGTTGGTTATGGACTGGGGTCAGGCAGCCCTTTAAGTCCTTCTTTCAACTTTAGTCTTGAACTTGCCAATAGTAATCAG TTTATTGCCTCGTTTTATCAACATGTTGTTGTCCAAAGAAGG GTGCAAAATCCTTTCGAAGAAAATGGAATTATTGGGATAACAAATTACCTTGACTTTGGCTTTGAGTTGAAAACAAG ATTGGAGGATACAAACACGTCAAATACATCTCAGGATTCTACATTTCAGGTTGCAGCGTCATGGCAGGCAAACAAAAATTTCATGTTGAAG GGAAAGACGGGCCCTTCAAGTTCCACGTTGTCACTGGCATTCAAGTCTTGGTGGAAACCTTCTTTCACTTTTAGCATTTCAG CTACCAGAGATCATAGAGCTGGAAATACATCTTTGGGATTCGGTATTCGAGCAGAAAATCTTAGAGAAGCCAG TTATGAAAGGGCTGATCCAAACTTTGTAATGCTGACTCCGAGTAAGGAGCACATAGCAGACAGCATTCTGTGGAAAAACCGGAAGAGGCCATTTTATCAGTCGGATGTAAGTGCGGGAAATTATGACGGCTTGCCACGGGAGTTGAGACCCCTTGGGAAATTTTT TTTATAA
- the LOC141640622 gene encoding uncharacterized protein LOC141640622 isoform X2, translated as MGIWTSKEAPPPMVLVPPLFDFPPLGARTRMLDSSYNLLFGKLALKCLFEDYFDEARQFSTRILLKPLDDPHVDLIATVSGPLDHKSDGQVVGNAQFRWQSDFDDPHTFVDFFVANTDPVLRMRSCAFYPKYGLGAFGIIPLISKKRISPEDYGVMGLRYGSGNLSCGVTVTPFPQSDEFPKSAWLVSKMGRLTAGVQYEPLCGVKDDLKLKNLKNWSCAVGYGLGSGSPLSPSFNFSLELANSNQFIASFYQHVVVQRRVQNPFEENGIIGITNYLDFGFELKTRLEDTNTSNTSQDSTFQVAASWQANKNFMLKGKTGPSSSTLSLAFKSWWKPSFTFSISATRDHRAGNTSLGFGIRAENLREASYERADPNFVMLTPSKEHIADSILWKNRKRPFYQSDVSAGNYDGLPRELRPLGKFL; from the exons atggGAATATGGACAAGCAAGGAAGCCCCACCACCAATGGTGTTAGTTCCCCCGCTTTTCGACTTTCCTCCTCTCGGTGCTCGTACCAG GATGTTGGATTCCTCGTATAATTTACTATTTGGAAAGCTTGCTTTAAAGTGTCTTTTTGAGGATTATTTCGACGAAGCTAGGCAATTCAGCACACGAATCTTGCTCAAGCCCTTGGACGACCCTCATGTCGATTTGATTGCTACT GTTtccggtccacttgaccataagTCTGATGGACAAGTTGTTGGGAATGCACAGTTCCGCTGGCAAAG TGATTTTGATGATCCTCATACATTTGTTGACTTCTTTGTTGCCAACACTGATCC GGTTTTACGGATGCGGTCATGTGCATTTTACCCTAAATATGGACTTGGAGCTTTTGGAATAATTCCATTAATATCAAAGAAAAG GATATCTCCTGAAGATTACGGTGTCATGGGATTGAGATATGGCTCTGGAAACCTTTCATGTGGGGTGACTGTGACACCTTTCCCTC AGTCTGATGAGTTCCCCAAAAGTGCCTGGTTAGTCAGTAAGATGGGAAGACTAACAGCTGGGGTGCAGTATGAACCACTAT GTGGTGTCAAAGATGACCTGAAACTGAAAAATCTGAAGAACTGGAGTTGTGCTGTTGGTTATGGACTGGGGTCAGGCAGCCCTTTAAGTCCTTCTTTCAACTTTAGTCTTGAACTTGCCAATAGTAATCAG TTTATTGCCTCGTTTTATCAACATGTTGTTGTCCAAAGAAGG GTGCAAAATCCTTTCGAAGAAAATGGAATTATTGGGATAACAAATTACCTTGACTTTGGCTTTGAGTTGAAAACAAG ATTGGAGGATACAAACACGTCAAATACATCTCAGGATTCTACATTTCAGGTTGCAGCGTCATGGCAGGCAAACAAAAATTTCATGTTGAAG GGAAAGACGGGCCCTTCAAGTTCCACGTTGTCACTGGCATTCAAGTCTTGGTGGAAACCTTCTTTCACTTTTAGCATTTCAG CTACCAGAGATCATAGAGCTGGAAATACATCTTTGGGATTCGGTATTCGAGCAGAAAATCTTAGAGAAGCCAG TTATGAAAGGGCTGATCCAAACTTTGTAATGCTGACTCCGAGTAAGGAGCACATAGCAGACAGCATTCTGTGGAAAAACCGGAAGAGGCCATTTTATCAGTCGGATGTAAGTGCGGGAAATTATGACGGCTTGCCACGGGAGTTGAGACCCCTTGGGAAATTTTTGTAA
- the LOC141640610 gene encoding uncharacterized protein At4g26485-like yields MEIKWFRPKQEGGESRKTEEEDDQLSQQKESYYITIPDHVETQYVSSSNPSNNVNDIPQAESIVVDLSKVQQRIAKKKGKQEQVEVCDKNVVVINKVSKNVSKDTSSIKRIGGYTSKHMILLVGEGDFSFSACLALAFGSASNIIATSLNSQEFLTQNYGNFLNNKMELEKRGGVILYGINAKTMVKDLVIGILKFDRIIFNFPHCGKFRRTDADMRANKELIRGFLRNAKKMINEDGEIHITHKTNGYFLQWDIPKIGSDQGLRLIQEVKFKRSKYPRYNTKFGFGGDKDFECNPCTTYKFGMCTE; encoded by the exons ATGGAAATTAAATGGTTTCGTCCAAAGCAAGAAGGAGGTGAGAGTAGGAAAACTGAGGAAGAAGATGATCAACTTAGCCAACAGAAAGAAAGCTACTACATAACCATTCCTGATCATGTCGAAACCCAATACGTCTCAAGTTCGAATCCCAGTAATAATGTGAATGACATCCCTCAAGCTGAATCCATTGTGGTTGATTTAAGCAAGGTGCAACAGAGAATTGCAAAGAAAAAGGGGAAACAAGAACAAGTAGAAGTTTGTGACAAAAACGTTGTAGTAATTAACAAGGTTAGTAAGAATGTGTCAAAAGATACATCATCAATTAAGAGGATAGGAGGCTACACAAGTAAGCACATGATTTTGTTAGTTGGTGAAGGTGATTTTTCCTTCTCCGCTTGTTTGGCTCTGGCTTTCGGTTCCGCTTCCAACATCATTGCCACTTCTCTCAACTCTCAAG AATTTCTGACTCAAAATTATGGCAACTTCTTGAACAACAAAATGGAGCTGGAGAAGCGAGGTGGTGTGATCCTCTATGGCATCAATGCGAAGACAATGGTTAAGGATCTTGTAATTGGCATCTTAAAATTTGATCGCATTATTTTCAATTTTCCACATTGTGGTAAATTTCGTAGAACTGATGCTGATATGAG AGCAAACAAGGAGCTGATAAGAGGGTTCTTGAGAAACGCAAAGAAGATGATAAATGAAGATGGTGAAATACACATTACTCACAAAACGAATGGATATTTCCTGCAATGGGACATTCCAAAAATAGGGTCGGATCAAGGTCTACGGCTAATTCAGGAAGTCAAGTTCAAACGTAGCAAGTATCCTCGATATAACACCAAGTTCGGATTTGGGGGAGACAAGGACTTTGAGTGCAATCCCTGTACAACCTACAAGTTTGGGATGTGCACGGAATAG